Proteins encoded by one window of Mycolicibacterium cosmeticum:
- a CDS encoding amino acid ABC transporter ATP-binding protein: MVKAEQVCKSFGALHVLKGITLEIGRGEVLVLVGPSGSGKSTFLRCINHLEEVTAGRLYVDGELVGYRERGGKLHELSPKDAARQRRDVGMVFQHFNLFPHRTALENIIEAPVHVKRVKRAAALARARDLLAQVGLADKADAYPAQLSGGQQQRVAIARALAMSPKLMLFDEPTSALDPELVGEVLGVMKNLAREGMTMVVVTHEMGFAREVADKVVFMDGGVVVESGAPREVLTNPQHERTKAFLSKVM; the protein is encoded by the coding sequence ATGGTCAAAGCCGAGCAGGTGTGCAAGAGCTTCGGCGCGCTGCACGTCCTCAAGGGCATCACGCTGGAGATCGGCCGGGGTGAGGTGCTGGTGCTGGTCGGGCCGTCCGGTTCGGGTAAGTCGACCTTCCTGCGCTGCATCAATCACCTGGAGGAGGTCACCGCCGGGCGGCTGTACGTGGACGGTGAACTCGTCGGGTACCGCGAGCGGGGCGGCAAGCTGCACGAGCTGAGCCCCAAGGACGCCGCCCGGCAACGCCGCGACGTCGGCATGGTGTTCCAGCACTTCAACCTGTTCCCACACCGCACCGCGCTGGAGAACATCATCGAGGCGCCGGTTCACGTCAAACGGGTCAAACGCGCTGCCGCGCTGGCCCGGGCCAGGGATCTGCTGGCCCAGGTGGGGTTGGCCGACAAGGCCGATGCCTACCCCGCGCAGTTGTCCGGTGGCCAGCAGCAGCGGGTGGCCATCGCCAGGGCCCTGGCCATGAGCCCCAAGCTGATGTTGTTCGACGAGCCGACCTCGGCGCTGGACCCGGAACTGGTCGGCGAGGTGCTGGGGGTCATGAAGAACCTGGCCCGCGAGGGCATGACGATGGTGGTGGTGACCCACGAGATGGGCTTCGCCCGTGAGGTCGCCGACAAGGTCGTCTTCATGGACGGCGGTGTCGTGGTGGAGAGCGGCGCACCGCGTGAGGTGCTGACCAATCCTCAGCACGAGCGGACGAAAGCCTTTCTGTCCAAGGTGATGTAG
- a CDS encoding response regulator has protein sequence MTTVMVVDDHPIWRDAVARDLAEDGFEVVATADGVGSARRRAGAVQPDVVVMDMRLSDGTGAQATLEVLAVSPASRILVLSASDERDDVLEAVKAGATGYLVKSASKAELGAAVRATAQGRAVFTPGLAGLVLGEYRRIAQQPPDGPAGPSLTDRETEILRYVAKGLTAKQIGERLSLSHRTVENHVQATFRKLQLANRVELARYAIEHGLDREPEVE, from the coding sequence ATGACGACGGTCATGGTGGTCGACGATCATCCGATCTGGCGTGACGCCGTGGCGCGCGATCTGGCCGAGGATGGGTTCGAGGTGGTGGCCACCGCGGACGGGGTCGGATCGGCGCGCCGGCGGGCCGGGGCGGTCCAACCCGATGTGGTGGTGATGGACATGCGGCTGTCCGACGGCACCGGAGCCCAGGCCACCCTCGAGGTGCTGGCCGTCTCGCCGGCGTCGCGCATCCTGGTGCTGTCCGCCTCCGATGAGCGCGACGACGTGTTGGAGGCGGTGAAGGCCGGTGCCACCGGATACCTGGTGAAAAGCGCGTCCAAGGCCGAGCTGGGCGCGGCGGTTCGCGCGACCGCGCAAGGCAGGGCGGTGTTCACGCCGGGGTTGGCGGGTCTGGTGCTGGGGGAGTACCGGCGCATCGCGCAGCAGCCACCGGACGGTCCGGCCGGGCCCAGCCTCACCGACCGGGAGACCGAGATCCTGCGCTACGTCGCAAAGGGGTTGACGGCCAAGCAGATCGGTGAACGGTTGTCGCTCAGCCACCGCACCGTGGAGAACCACGTGCAGGCCACCTTCCGCAAGTTGCAGCTCGCCAACCGCGTCGAGTTGGCCCGCTACGCGATCGAGCACGGGTTGGACCGCGAACCCGAAGTCGAGTAG
- the macS gene encoding MacS family sensor histidine kinase, with protein MASVSDPAAPLWRAAQVFRLLSWVYALVFQLSKNAEFARPVLGWVLFGALTGWSLACAVGYLRGFGRRRAWVLAEVAVVVALMASTPLVASASWTLANQTWPTTLWATNAVVSAAVLAGPVAGMLAGLIVMGTAAALKGSISVDLVRTPTILIELAVGLAVGMAASTARRAHDELERATRLAAALAERERLSREVHDGVMQVLALVSRRGREIGGAAVQLAEAAGEQERALRRLISGAGADSQTMSADADLGALVRRFESDQVSVSLPATAVLLDAHLATEIVAAAENALTNVERHAGPDAHAFVLLEDLGDAVVVSIRDDGPGIAAGRLAQAEEQGRVGVSKSIVGRMRALGGEAVLTTSEGGGTEWELRVPRTVRRPAR; from the coding sequence GTGGCAAGCGTGTCCGACCCGGCGGCGCCGCTGTGGCGGGCCGCGCAGGTGTTCCGGTTGCTCAGCTGGGTGTACGCGCTGGTGTTCCAGCTGTCGAAGAATGCCGAGTTCGCCCGCCCGGTGCTGGGCTGGGTGTTGTTCGGTGCGTTGACCGGCTGGAGCCTGGCGTGTGCCGTGGGTTATCTGCGCGGGTTCGGCCGCCGCCGGGCCTGGGTGCTGGCCGAGGTGGCGGTGGTGGTCGCGCTGATGGCGTCCACGCCGCTGGTCGCCTCGGCATCGTGGACGCTGGCCAACCAGACCTGGCCGACCACCTTGTGGGCCACGAATGCCGTTGTCTCGGCGGCCGTCCTGGCCGGGCCGGTGGCCGGGATGCTGGCGGGGCTGATCGTCATGGGCACGGCCGCCGCCCTCAAGGGCTCGATCTCGGTGGATCTGGTGCGCACCCCGACCATCCTCATCGAACTGGCCGTCGGGCTGGCGGTCGGCATGGCGGCGTCCACGGCGCGTCGCGCGCACGACGAACTGGAACGGGCCACCCGGCTGGCGGCCGCCCTTGCCGAACGGGAACGACTGTCCCGCGAGGTGCACGACGGTGTCATGCAGGTGCTCGCCCTGGTGTCCCGGCGGGGCCGGGAAATCGGCGGTGCGGCAGTGCAATTGGCCGAGGCGGCCGGCGAGCAGGAGCGGGCGCTGCGCCGGCTGATCAGTGGCGCCGGCGCTGATTCGCAGACGATGTCGGCCGACGCCGATCTGGGTGCACTGGTGCGTAGATTCGAGTCCGACCAGGTGTCGGTGAGCCTGCCCGCCACAGCGGTTCTGCTGGACGCCCACCTGGCGACCGAGATCGTCGCGGCGGCAGAGAATGCGCTGACCAACGTCGAGCGGCACGCCGGTCCGGACGCGCACGCCTTCGTCCTGCTCGAGGATCTCGGTGACGCGGTGGTGGTCAGCATCCGCGACGACGGGCCGGGCATCGCCGCTGGCCGACTGGCCCAGGCCGAGGAGCAGGGGCGCGTCGGGGTGTCGAAGTCCATCGTGGGGCGGATGCGGGCACTCGGCGGTGAGGCGGTGCTGACGACATCGGAAGGCGGGGGGACGGAGTGGGAGTTGAGGGTGCCCAGAACGGTGCGGCGGCCGGCGCGATGA
- a CDS encoding DUF2339 domain-containing protein: protein MTEPQQALARLAAEFSTIAGQLHRASAELQQLAGALHAQPVQPPVYWPYPPQPVPAPPPPPVPAPRPAPSNWIGKALAVAGVAVTLIGVVLLVVLAAQAGLLAPPVRVAGGAVLAVALVGVACRLQARPGGGLGATALAATGIAAGYIDVLAVTTIYDWLPGAAGLVLSALVAGGGLALARRWATEQLALLVLVPLIVLAPIVAGGITLLLVGFMLALSAATLPVQLGRDWVGMYVARTVAGSVPVLLALVGVAFGAGRDPWLAGACAIAAVLSLGSALILLPHSAHRTAVALTGALGALPVLAVSAATPHVPAALMAAALSAATLAIVLAASRIPGVTAPVRHIWTALAAVAALVAVGVGFAGPVAGPLLLAMAVLTAVAGRHSAAAQWTAAFFGTVGGLALMSTAGPVTLASATVLTTPDAVSVLISAVLLGGYATAQCWSVRQRIEGDLLRLLLGGAALVLVYAVTVFTVTAGVLIAGLNGGFLAGHMVATICWIALAAALFGYAARRPRTDRSLPIGAGMTLVAAAVAKLFVFDLGTLDGMFRVAVFMVVGLVLLGMGAGYARLLNQQDQNRT, encoded by the coding sequence ATGACCGAACCGCAACAGGCGCTCGCCCGGCTGGCCGCCGAGTTCTCGACCATCGCTGGCCAGTTGCACCGTGCCTCCGCCGAATTGCAGCAGTTGGCCGGTGCGCTCCACGCCCAGCCCGTCCAGCCGCCGGTGTACTGGCCCTATCCGCCGCAGCCGGTCCCGGCACCGCCGCCCCCGCCGGTGCCCGCGCCCCGGCCCGCGCCGTCGAACTGGATCGGCAAGGCGCTGGCGGTCGCCGGGGTTGCGGTGACGCTGATCGGGGTGGTCCTGCTGGTGGTGCTGGCCGCCCAAGCCGGATTGCTGGCCCCGCCGGTCCGGGTGGCCGGTGGCGCGGTGCTGGCCGTCGCCCTGGTGGGCGTCGCGTGCCGGCTGCAGGCCCGGCCCGGTGGCGGTCTGGGCGCAACGGCCCTGGCCGCCACCGGCATTGCCGCCGGCTATATCGACGTCTTGGCCGTCACCACGATCTACGACTGGTTGCCCGGGGCGGCCGGTCTGGTGCTGTCCGCTCTGGTGGCCGGTGGCGGCCTGGCGCTGGCCCGGCGGTGGGCGACCGAGCAGCTGGCGCTGCTGGTCCTGGTGCCGCTGATCGTGCTGGCGCCGATCGTGGCGGGCGGCATCACCCTGCTGCTGGTGGGTTTCATGCTGGCGCTGTCGGCGGCGACGCTGCCCGTCCAGCTCGGCCGCGACTGGGTGGGGATGTACGTGGCGCGGACGGTCGCCGGCAGCGTGCCGGTGCTGCTGGCGCTGGTCGGGGTGGCCTTCGGCGCCGGACGCGATCCGTGGCTGGCCGGGGCGTGCGCCATCGCGGCGGTGTTGTCGCTCGGCTCGGCGTTGATCCTGTTGCCGCACAGTGCACATCGCACCGCCGTGGCGTTGACCGGGGCGCTGGGCGCCCTGCCGGTGCTGGCCGTGTCGGCCGCGACGCCGCACGTGCCCGCGGCGCTGATGGCCGCCGCCCTGTCGGCGGCCACGCTGGCGATCGTCCTGGCCGCCAGCCGCATCCCCGGGGTGACGGCGCCGGTTCGCCATATCTGGACGGCGCTGGCCGCCGTGGCGGCGCTGGTTGCCGTCGGTGTCGGTTTCGCCGGACCGGTCGCCGGCCCGCTGTTGCTGGCCATGGCGGTGCTCACGGCGGTGGCCGGGCGGCACAGCGCGGCCGCGCAGTGGACGGCGGCCTTCTTCGGCACCGTCGGCGGGTTGGCGCTGATGTCGACTGCCGGGCCGGTGACGCTGGCCTCGGCGACGGTGCTCACCACACCGGATGCGGTCTCGGTGCTGATCTCGGCGGTGTTGCTGGGTGGCTATGCCACCGCGCAGTGCTGGTCGGTCCGGCAGCGGATCGAGGGTGATCTGCTGCGGCTGTTGTTGGGCGGGGCGGCGCTGGTGTTGGTGTACGCCGTGACCGTGTTCACCGTGACGGCCGGGGTGTTGATCGCCGGACTCAACGGCGGATTCCTGGCCGGGCATATGGTGGCGACGATCTGTTGGATCGCGTTGGCGGCGGCCCTGTTCGGTTATGCGGCGCGCCGTCCGCGCACGGACCGGTCGTTGCCCATCGGCGCCGGTATGACGTTGGTGGCGGCGGCGGTGGCGAAACTGTTCGTGTTCGACCTCGGCACGCTGGACGGGATGTTCCGGGTGGCGGTGTTCATGGTGGTGGGTTTGGTGCTGCTGGGCATGGGTGCCGGTTATGCCAGGTTGTTGAACCAGCAGGACCAGAACCGCACCTAG